In Acidaminococcus fermentans DSM 20731, one genomic interval encodes:
- a CDS encoding dicarboxylate/amino acid:cation symporter — protein sequence MDGVQKKKGMPLAGQIFIALILGIIAGLALQGNVKFAVTYIKPFGTIFLNLVKFIVGPIVLFSIMAGVVSLSDIRKLGSIGGITLVYYFFTTAIATTIGLIIANSFKPLFPVLSTADLAFKVKNASPGPMKMLVDLFPSNFLAPLTSANMLQVIVMALLIGIAIIALGEKGEKAAAFINTWNDVFMKVMEMILALSPIGVFCLLCPVIAQNGTAVIGSLAKVILCAYIAYALHAILVYSMAVRAIGGMSPLKFFKGMMPAMLFAFSSASSVGTLPINMECANKLGASREVTSFALPLGATINMDGTAIYQGVCAVFIASCYGIDLTLPQMLTIVITATLASVGTAGVPGAGMIMLAMVLASVNLPVDGIALVAGVDRIFDMGRTTLNITGDASCAIIVTHLLEKKRK from the coding sequence ATGGATGGAGTCCAAAAGAAAAAGGGAATGCCTCTGGCCGGGCAGATTTTCATTGCCCTGATCCTGGGCATCATTGCCGGCCTGGCCCTTCAGGGCAATGTGAAATTTGCCGTTACCTACATCAAACCATTCGGGACGATTTTTCTGAATCTTGTGAAATTCATCGTAGGGCCCATTGTCCTGTTTTCCATTATGGCAGGGGTGGTATCCCTCAGTGATATCCGGAAACTGGGATCCATCGGCGGCATTACCCTGGTCTATTACTTTTTTACCACTGCCATTGCCACCACCATCGGGCTGATTATCGCCAACAGCTTCAAGCCCCTGTTTCCGGTTCTGTCCACGGCGGATCTGGCCTTTAAGGTCAAAAATGCCAGCCCCGGGCCCATGAAAATGCTGGTGGATCTGTTCCCCTCCAATTTTCTGGCTCCGCTGACCAGCGCCAATATGCTCCAGGTCATCGTCATGGCCCTTTTGATCGGGATTGCCATCATCGCCCTGGGAGAGAAGGGAGAAAAGGCGGCCGCTTTCATCAATACCTGGAATGATGTATTCATGAAAGTCATGGAAATGATCCTGGCCCTGTCTCCCATCGGGGTATTCTGCCTGCTGTGCCCGGTGATTGCACAGAACGGGACGGCGGTGATCGGCTCCCTGGCCAAGGTGATCCTCTGTGCCTACATTGCCTATGCCCTCCATGCCATCCTGGTCTATTCCATGGCTGTCCGGGCCATCGGAGGCATGAGCCCGCTGAAATTCTTCAAAGGGATGATGCCGGCCATGCTGTTTGCCTTTTCCAGCGCCTCTTCCGTAGGGACCCTTCCCATCAACATGGAATGTGCCAACAAGCTTGGAGCCTCCAGGGAAGTCACCAGTTTTGCCCTGCCTCTGGGGGCAACCATCAACATGGACGGTACGGCCATCTATCAGGGGGTCTGCGCCGTATTCATCGCATCCTGCTACGGAATCGACCTGACCCTGCCCCAGATGCTCACCATTGTGATCACCGCCACCCTGGCTTCCGTGGGGACGGCCGGTGTGCCGGGGGCCGGGATGATCATGCTGGCCATGGTGCTGGCTTCGGTGAACCTGCCGGTGGACGGCATTGCCCTGGTGGCCGGTGTGGACCGGATCTTCGATATGGGCCGGACCACCCTGAACATCACCGGTGACGCCTCCTGTGCCATTATC